Genomic DNA from Gemmatimonadota bacterium:
GCCGCTACAAGGTGACATTCGGCAATGCCCAGGTGACCGAGATCAGCTGTCACGGACGTGGGGCGGTTCACATGTTCCCTTCGACACGGACCGTGGTGGACATGGGTGGCCAGGACACGAAGGCCATCCGTGTCAGCGAGAGCGGCGAGATCGTCGACTTCTGCATGAACGACAAGTGTGCGGCGGGCACCGGCCGCTTCCTGGGAGCCGCGTCGCGGGCGCTGGATATCCCGCTGAACGAGCTGGGCCCCACCGCGCTTCGCGGTGAGCGCCCGGTCAAGATCAGCACGACCTGCACGGTGTTCGCCGAATCCGAAGTGCTGTCGTGGCTCGGGAAGGGCAAGAAGATCGAGGACATCCTTCTGGGCGTGCACCACTCCATCGCCGGTCGCTCCGTGGGCCTGCTGCGACGCGTCGGCGTGGAAGACGAGGTGACCTTCACGGGGGGCGTGGCCAAGAACACCGCCATGATCTCCGCGTTGAACGAGCGGCTGGGCACCGCCGTCAACGTCAGCGACGAGTCCCACTACATGGGTGCGCTCGGCGCGGCGCTGTTCGCGCTCGACCAGGTGCGGGCGAGTCGACAGCCCGCGCAAGCCAAGGAGGTGCTGCCATGAGATACACGGCCGGAGTGGACATCGGGTCGACCTACACCAAGGCAGTGGTCCTCGACTCCAACCACGCCGTGGCCGGGCACGCCATGCGCCCCACCGGATTCCGTCTGGGGGAGGCGGGGACTGAGGCGCTGGCCGAGGCGCTGGCCGAGGGTGGGCTCGCCCGTTTCGACGTCGAGTACGTGGTGACCACCGGCTTCGGGCGGCACCAGATGGAAGAGGCTGACACGCATGTGACGGACCTCACGGCGGCAGCCCGCGGGGCCACGCTCCTCTTCCCCGGCACTCAGACCATCCTCGACGTCGGGGGCCAGACCATGAAGGCCACGCGACTGGACGAGGGCGCCAAGGTCAAGTCGTTCCGCTTGAACGACAAGTGCGCCGCGGGCACGGGTGCGTTCCTCGAGAAGACAGCCCGCTACATGGGATACGAGACGGAGGAGATCGGGGCGCTGGTGGAGACGTCCAAGAACCCGGTCCCGATCTCCGGTGTGTGTGCGGTCTTCGCCGAGTCGGAGGTGATCAACCAGCTGTCGCTGGGCGCCGCACCCGCGGACATCATGCACGGTGCGGTGGTCTCGCTGGTGTCCCGCTCGGTACAGCTCATGAAACGCGTCCGCATGGAGCCTGAGTACACGCTCATCGGCGGTATTCTGCGTTTCCACCGCATGGTGGACGTGATTCGGGGCGAGCTCCGCTCCGAGGTGAATGTGCCCGACGGAGACATGGTGCAGTTCACGTCCGCGCTGGGCGCCGCCTACCTGGGCCAGCGTCGCTTGGAGACGCTCGAGGCCGGGCCGGTCGGGGAGCGTCGATGACCGGACCGAAGCGCCGCTCGCTTCCGGTGGTGCGGGCGCCCGCCCCCGGAGGCCCAGGAGCGGACTCCGTGCGCGTCCTCGCTGGGCTGGTACGCAGCGAGGCGCATCGTACGGCGGGTGAGGCGGCGACGGACGACTCGGAACGCTTGGCGGCCGGCTGGGAAAGGCGGTTCATCGCCGAGGGTGAGCGGGCGGCCGAGATGATCCGGCTCTACGAAGAGCTGGGGTTCGAGGTCGAGACCGAGCCGGTACGGGGCCAGGACTTCTCAGAGGACTGCCTCGATTGTCAGGTGGTGGCCCAAGGTCGCTTCACGGTCATCTACACCCGTGTCGTGTCGTCTCGACCAGGAGTGAAATCATGAACGCTCGCACGTCGACCGGTGTGCTTCGGGCCGAGCATCAGCGGATCCTGCAGGTCGTCGCCGTTCTGGAGCCGCTGCTGGAGGCAGATCCCGGGTTGCTGGACCTGGCGACGATCGGCAAGTGCGTGCGCTTCTTCCGGCTGTTCGCGGACGCCTGTCACCATGGAAAGGAGGAAGGGCTGCTCTTTCCGGCGCTGGAGGCGCGGGGCATGCCACACGACGCCGGTCCCATCGCGGTGATGCTCCACGAGCATCGCCTGGGTCGCCACCACGTGGCCGCCATGGCGGCGGCGCTGGGAGAGGGCGAAGGTCACGCGGTCGATGCCGCCGGCCTGGTGCGGGCCGGGCGCGACTATATCGAGTTGATTCGCGGACACATCCTCAAGGAGGACCACGTCCTCTTCGAGATGGCCGATCAGATGGTGGTGGGTCCTCCCTGTGATCGGCTCTGCGCCGCCTACGCGTCGACGGCGGACGACCGCTACGAAGGGTGTACCCGGGTTCAGCTGGAAGCGCTGGGCGACGAGATCGTCGAAACCGCCTCTTGAGGACGGGTCCGGCGCCCGCGCCTGGGGCCTCGACGCCTTGCCTGCACCGGCACCGCGTGCTGCAGCGAACTGCTAGCGCTGGTCGGAGCCTTCCCCACCCGGCAGAGCGGCGGCGAGCGCCCGATGCAGGCGGGCGCGCACGGTATCTCCCGCCGGGGTCCCCACGAGATCGACAAGGCCCCCGGGGTCGTTCCGCAGGTCGTACACGCGTTCCCGCTCGTCGTCCTCCTGACGTCCCCAGAGGAACTGATAGCGTCCGTCGATCAGCGACTTGCGCTCGGCTTCCACCGTGTAGCCCAACGAGGGTGCCGTTCCCCCCGGCCCGCGGCTCATCTCGGAGAGGAAGACGGGGTCCTGCGGATCGGTGCTACCGTCCCAGAACCGTTGCAGCGACCTCCCCTCGAGCGGTGACGCCACGCCGGGCGTGGCGAGTGCAACGATGGTCGAAGGCACGTCGTGCAAGCTGGTGAAGGGAGAGACGCGTACCCCCGCGGGCAGCCCGCGCGGATAGCGGATCAGGAGAGGCACGTGGATGGTTTCCATGAGCAGGTGGCCGCCGTGCCCGCTGCCGCCGTGCTCTCCGAACTCCTCCCCATGATCGGCGGTCACGATGACGATGGTGTTGTCCAGGGCACCCCGGCGTTGCAGCTCGGCGAGGAGCGCACCGATCTGGTCGTCGAGATAGGCGATGGCCGCGTCATAGCGCCCCTGTTCAGCCCGGATGTCCTTGGGGAGGCCCTCCGGGGTCGGCTCATCGATGGCGAACCGGGTCGTGAAGGGCTCCGGGGACTCGTACGGCTGGTGCGCATCGAAGTAGTTCAGCATGGCGAAGAACGGTCGGCCCTCGACAGTCGCGCTCCAGTGCAGAAACGCCTCGTTGATCTCCGCTGCGGACCGGCGGTGCGCCTCACGCTTGTTGCCCCTCGATGGGCTGAACCGGAGTAGCGCGGAGAGAACGGCTTTGGGCGTGCGGGCGGCGGCCAACCGCTGCACGCCGACTGTGTTCCCGAGCCACGCGTGGATCAGGAGCGGCTCGTCCGTGCCCAGGTAGTCCTCGTAGTGGATGAAGCCCCGACTCAAGCCGGTTTCGGCACTGGTGTAATGCCGGTTCGCCACGATGCCCGCGGTCGCGTATCCGAGCGAGCGCAGGTGCTCGGCCAACGTGGGCTGCGTGCCGTCGAGGGGCTTGCGGTAGCCAGCCGTGGTTTCGTGCGGGTGGGTCCCCGTGAGCAGCGAGACATGGGAGGGGAGGGTCCAGTTCGACGGGGCGATCGTCCGGTCGAAGACCACCGACTCCGCGGCCAGGCGCTCGAGATGGGGCGTGGTGGGCCGTTCGTATCCGTAGAGTGAGAGGCTCTGCGCGCGCACCGTGTCGAGGATCAACAACAGCACGTTGGGTGCGCCCTCGCGGGCGGCGGGGAGGTTCTCGACGGCGTGCCGTTCCCGCGCTCCCTGACGAAGGCCCAGCGCGATGAGACCGATCCAGGCGATCCCGAGAAGCCCTGCGCCGCGGCGCACGGTGTCTCGCATCCGAGCAGGGTGGGCGCCCGCGAGCTGCGCAAGACGCACGGCCAGCCCCAACGCCAGCACCGCGAGCGCGAGGCGATGCACGCGGAAAAAGGAGAGCGACAGCGAGGCGGTCGCCAGCAAACCCAGCGCGAAGACCGCCACCTGCAGGGGCACCAGCTTCGGCTGCCAGGCGGCGATGAGCGCGAGGGTCAGTGCCGGGCCCGAGAAGAGCAGCAGGTACACGGCCGGTGTGAGCCAGGCTGCGTTCAGGTTCCAGAACGCGAGCTTCTGTGCCACGCGCTGCGTGTAGGCCACGCCCGACAACTCGCCGAGACCCACCAGCAGCGCCAGCGCGAAGGCGAGGACCAGGACGTCCATCGCTGCCCCGCCGCGGCTGTCGCGGACGGCAGCGGGGGAGCGGCTTCGCAAGAAGCCGTCCTTGCCGAAGCCGAGAGCTCCGATCACCAGGACCAGGACCGCGAGGAAGAGCCAACGCATCAGGGACGGTAGCCCGAGGCAGCAGGCGCGGCCAGGTAGGGCCGTGCGTCAGGGGTGGCAGCCACCGCGCGGCGTGGCCGGTGCGGCGTCGGACGCCCCGAAGTCCAGCGTCCAGTAGTGCCCATAGGTCGTGCTCGAGGCTTGAACGTACCCGATCCCCGCATGGGCCGCCCGCGTGGAGAGGATGTTGGCCCGGTGCGGGGGGCTGTCCATCCAGGCCGCGACCACGCCGGCGGGGCTGGTCTGGCCAGCGGCGATGTTCTCTGCCACGTAGTTCCAGTCGTATCCCGACTCGCGCACCCGTACGGAGGGAGTGGACCCGTCTGTGCCGGTGTGGCTGAACGTATCGTGCTCGGCCATGTCCCTGGAGTGCCGACGTGCGGCGTCGACGATGCGCGCGTCGACGATCAGCTCCGGCAGCCCGGCGTCGCTTCGGTGTTGGTTGACGAGGTCGAGCACCTGTTGACCCATGGAGTCCGTACAGGAGTCGCCGTCGGGGCCCGTGGCCGCGATGTCGCAGGTGGGTAGCGTGAGGCAGAGGGCGGCGATGACCCAGGAGCCCACCGAATGGGAACGGCGCCTCGGGTCTGGGTGCGGTGCCATTGGCGACTCGGGCTCGGGGGGCGTCGGGTGTGGGGCGTCGGCGCTCGTCGAGCGCAGCAACTCTCGGACCGGAACGCGCTCGATCCCCTTGTGTAGGGTCGATGCAGCACACCAGCAAGGAGGGGAGGCGGATGGACGGACGGGGGCAGTGGGGGTGGCTCGGGGTCGTCTGCTTCCTTGGCGCCTGCGCGCACACGGCGACATCCGGAGGTACCGGGCCCGGGGCACGTGGCGATGAGTGCCTGGTCGAGGCGCGCAACGAGACCGGAGTTTCCTTGAGCGTTTCCCACCGGGCCGGACAAGTCCAGATCGGTGAGCTTCCTCCCGGGGGGCGGGCTCGCTTCGGGGTGAGCTGTGAGGATGGCCCGGTCACGGTGGTGGGGTCGGCGCTTGCCGAGACCCGAGCTCCCAGCCCGACCGCTGGAGCTCCTGGTGCCACCTGCACCGTCACGGCACGCGTACGTCCCCAGTCCGGTCAGGTCGTGGTGGCGCGGCTGATCCCCGCGGGGGGTGCGCCCCTATCCCGAACTCCCTCGGGTTGCCGTCCCCGCTAGGCTGACCCGAGCGGGCAGCGTCCCTCTCGCGCGGAGCCTGCGTCGTCCTCTATCATGCCGAAGTCTTCCCGATCCCCGTGCCCGAGTCCGTCATGAAGCGCTCCAGCCCGATGCTCCTCGCGGTGCTTTCCCTGGTGCCCGCAGCGCTCGTCGCGCAACAGCAGGACCGCTACGACTACTGGGCCTTCAATCGGGAGTTGGTACAGCGTGGAGTCGAGGCCGTGCTGATGTGCAACGGGTTGTTCACGTCCCACCGCACGCTCGATCAGGTGTTCGACCAGGAGCTGCGCTACGTCCGGGAGCCGGTCGGTACCGCCGCGGGCGGCGACTACGTCGTCGACTGGGACCGCAAGGCGGTTGCGATCGGCGCAGAGGGCTACGTGCCTGTCATGCGCGCGGCATTTCGTGAGGGGATCGGCTGCGTGGTGCTGGCCCCGGATCAGACGTTCGACGACATCGCCTCGCTTCCAGAGCTGACGATGCCGCCCCTCTCGGGAGACGCTGCCACGCTTCCCTGGCCCAACGGCGATCTGGTGGCAGACCGCGGACTCCCTGCCAACGTCGATGGAGCCGCGCTGCAGGCTGCCTCCGATTGGGCGTTCAACCGGCCTACGCCTGAGCAGGTCACGCTGTCGCTCATGGTGGTCCAGAACGGACGCATCCTGCACGAGCGCTATGCACCCGGTGTGGATGCCTCCACGCGGACGCGCACTTGGTCGACGGCGAAGAGTATCGCCGTTACGCTGATCGGCATGCTGGTGGACCAGGGTCGCATGAGCCTGGATCAGGCGCTCGACTTCGAATGGCTCCCCAAGGCCGCGTCTCCAGAGCACGATCCCCGGCGGCGTATCACGCTGCGCAACGTGCTCAACATGTCCAGCGGGCTGGAGTCCATCGACAACCAGGCGCTGGAGTACGCCACCGGGTCGGGCTTGTCCTACTGGGCCGGCGCGAGCTCTACGGTGGGCGCGCGCAGCCGTGCCCTGGTACGGGATCCGGGCTCGGTGTGGGACTACGAGAACTACGACACCTTGCTGGCCGTGTATGCGCTGAAGCTGGCCCTGGGCAACGCGCAGACGTATCTGGAGTTTCCCCGGCGCGCGTTGTTGGACCGGATCGGTATGCGCAACACCCTGGTGAGCACCGACCGCTTTGGGGACTTCATTCTGAGCAGCCAGGTCTACACGAATGCCCGTGATCTGGCACGCTTCGGCATGCTGTATGAGCAGAACGGCGTCTGGGAGGGCCAGAGACTGCTGTCCCAGGAGTGGATCGATTTCGTGCGCACGCCAGCTCCTGCCACGGCCGAATCCGGAAACTTCTACGGTGGTCAGTTCTGGCTGGTCCCCGACGATCGAACGGACGTCCCCAAGGACGCCTACTCGACGGCGGGCAACCGGGGTCAGTTCGTGATCGTGGTCCCCTCGCACGACCTGGTGATCGTGCGGCGTGGCCTGGACTACGGGCGCCAGGGCTTCGATCGCTGGGACCTGACCCGCGAGGTGCTGAAGGCCGTCCGACCTCTGGCTTCGGAGAACTGAGGAGCGGATCCGCGCGCGCTTGGGGGAACTCCCTCAGCCGTTGGCGCGCAGCGCCCGGACCGGACTGACCCGCCCGGCCCGTCGGGCCGGAATCCAGGCCGCCAGGGCGGCCACTGCCGCCAGAAGGAGCGGGACCACCGCGAAGGCCACGGGATCGGTCACGCTCACGCCGTACAGGAGTCCGGACGCCAGCCGCGATCCCAGCAAGGCGAGCGCGAACCCCAGGACGAGCCCGATGCCCACGAGCCGCATCCCTCCCCGCATCAGCATGCGGATCACCTGGGCGGGCTCGGCACCCAGCGACAAGCGGATCCCGACTTCACGGCTGCGGGTGGCGACGGCGTAGCTGACCACGCCGTACAGCCCTAGTGTGGCGAGGAACAACGCCAGCACACCGAAGGCCGAGATGACCCAGGCACCCAGGCGGTGCCCCACCATCATGGTCTCGAGATGTCGCGCCATGGTCTTCTGCTCGAAGACGATGGCCTCGGGATCCATGGTTCGCAGGAGTTCCGACATGCTCAGGAGGGTGCGCTCGTCTCCGCCGTCGGTCCGGGCCACCACCGTGACGCCGGAGCGGTAGCTCTGCGAGTAGGGTTGGTAGATGAACGGCCGAGGATCTTCGCCCAGGGAGCGCACCTTCGCGTCACTCGCCACTCCGATGACGGTCGTCTCGGTGTCCCGGCCCCTCATGATCCTTCCGATCGGGTCTTGTCCCGGCCAGAACCGCTCTGCCATCGCTTGACTGACGATGGCCACGCGCGGGCCGCCCGCCTCATCGCTGAGGTCGAAGTTGCGGCCCCGCACGATTCGGACACCGGTGGCCGCGAAGAAGCCGGGGTCGACGATGGCGCGGTCGATGAGATGGTAGTCTTGGCCTGGAGGTGGCTCGACGCCGTCGATGCCCACTCCAGTCATCGAGTTGTTCAACGTGCTGAGGTGCAGATCGTCGGTCAGCCCTACCGCGCTCACGCCGGGCAGCGCCGCCACCCGGGCGACGTACTCCTGCATGAAGGCGCTTCCCTGCTCCTCGGAATACCGTTCCGGCGGGAGCTGCATGGTGAGGACGGCAGCGGGGTCGTATCCGAATCCCGGATCGACCGCCAGGCGAGCCTGCAGGCTGCGCAGGAAGAGACCGGCTCCCACGAGCAATGCCAGGGAAACGGCAACCTGAGAGATCACCAACATGCTGCGCAGGTTCACCCTCCGAGGTCGCCCTCCTCCGGTGCTCTCGTCTTTGAGCGTGGGTGCCACGTCGGGGCGGCTGCCCTGGAGCGCCGGGGCCAGCCCGAACATCACCGCGGCCACGACGCTGACCGCCAGTGTGAACAGGAGCACCCTTGCATCGGGCGCGAGATCGAGGGTGATCGGCAACGGCAGCGGCAGATCGGCCGCCTGCAGCGCCCGAAGAGACAGCACCGCCAGGCCGATCCCCAGCGCTCCTCCCGCAAGGCTCAGCAAGAGACTTTCCGTGAGGAGTTGGCGAACGAGTTGGCTACGCTGTGCGCCCATCGCCAGTCGGATGGCGATCTCCTTGCGGCGGTCCGCCGCTTGCGCCAGGAGGAAGCTCCCGAGGTTGGCGCAGGCGATCAGCAGCACGAGAGCCACCACCGTCAGCATCAGGATCGCTGCCGCCTGGATGAAGCGGTCCAGCATCGGGTTCATGATCACGTCGGACGTGGGAACCAGCGTGATCTCGTTGTCCGCTTGCCACTCGCCTGGATAGGTCTCCCGAAAGCCGGCTGCCCATCGAGTGGCCGCCCCCTGCGCCTGCGACACGCTCACACCGCTGGCCAAGCGGGCTTTGAGGAAGATGCTCTGGTTGCCCCGTGCCTCCAGCTCGTCCTGGTCCGCGGGCTGCAGGTGGCCGATCATCATCATCGGTGCGTAGAACGACGGGTTCAGCCCCCTCAGGTTGCCGCTGTAGGCTTTGGGTGCCACGCCGATGACTCGATAGTCGCGCCCGTACAGCGGAAGGTTCGCGCCCACCGCCTCCGGGTCACCACCGAAACGTCGCTGCCAGAACTCATATCCGAGCACAACCACCGGGTGCCCGCCTTTGGCCACGTCGTCGTCGGGCTGGATCATGCGGCCGTATTCGGCGGGAACGCCAAGCAGAGAGAACCAGTTCCCGGTCACCAGCTCGGCGGGAACCACCTCGATCTGCCCCTCCGCGTCGATCGGCACGAGTGCGAGACGGGAGGCGCCCACGTCGGTGAAGACCTCGGATGCGTCGGCCTTGAGATCGCGATAGTCGGGATAGGAGAAGGTCGCGTGCGAGAAGCCCGCCACGCTGCGATACACGTCGACCAACTCCTGGGGACGGTCCAGCGGGAGGTCGCGCAGGAGCACTGCGTTGACCAGTGTGAAGATCGCGGTGTTGGCGCCGATGCCGAGCGCCAGGGAGACGGCGGCGACCAACGTGAACACTGGCTTCTTGAGGAGTCGACGCAACGCGTAGCGAACGTCGAGGCCCAGGCGTTCCATGAGCGTCCTTCCGGGGGCGTGGGTGGCTTCGACGCCCTACGGACGACGTCTGCCCCCGGTTTCCGACGCTCTGCGAGCGTCGGCGTTCTTGACCTCGGCGGGTCGCCGGCAG
This window encodes:
- a CDS encoding acyl-CoA dehydratase activase, translated to MAYAAGVDVGSTQTKAVIVDEEGQIVARALTDTGANVIQAAQEAFTQALDASGLEEREVEYVIGTGYGRYKVTFGNAQVTEISCHGRGAVHMFPSTRTVVDMGGQDTKAIRVSESGEIVDFCMNDKCAAGTGRFLGAASRALDIPLNELGPTALRGERPVKISTTCTVFAESEVLSWLGKGKKIEDILLGVHHSIAGRSVGLLRRVGVEDEVTFTGGVAKNTAMISALNERLGTAVNVSDESHYMGALGAALFALDQVRASRQPAQAKEVLP
- a CDS encoding acyl-CoA dehydratase activase; the encoded protein is MRYTAGVDIGSTYTKAVVLDSNHAVAGHAMRPTGFRLGEAGTEALAEALAEGGLARFDVEYVVTTGFGRHQMEEADTHVTDLTAAARGATLLFPGTQTILDVGGQTMKATRLDEGAKVKSFRLNDKCAAGTGAFLEKTARYMGYETEEIGALVETSKNPVPISGVCAVFAESEVINQLSLGAAPADIMHGAVVSLVSRSVQLMKRVRMEPEYTLIGGILRFHRMVDVIRGELRSEVNVPDGDMVQFTSALGAAYLGQRRLETLEAGPVGERR
- a CDS encoding hemerythrin domain-containing protein; amino-acid sequence: MNARTSTGVLRAEHQRILQVVAVLEPLLEADPGLLDLATIGKCVRFFRLFADACHHGKEEGLLFPALEARGMPHDAGPIAVMLHEHRLGRHHVAAMAAALGEGEGHAVDAAGLVRAGRDYIELIRGHILKEDHVLFEMADQMVVGPPCDRLCAAYASTADDRYEGCTRVQLEALGDEIVETAS
- a CDS encoding sulfatase, with translation MRWLFLAVLVLVIGALGFGKDGFLRSRSPAAVRDSRGGAAMDVLVLAFALALLVGLGELSGVAYTQRVAQKLAFWNLNAAWLTPAVYLLLFSGPALTLALIAAWQPKLVPLQVAVFALGLLATASLSLSFFRVHRLALAVLALGLAVRLAQLAGAHPARMRDTVRRGAGLLGIAWIGLIALGLRQGARERHAVENLPAAREGAPNVLLLILDTVRAQSLSLYGYERPTTPHLERLAAESVVFDRTIAPSNWTLPSHVSLLTGTHPHETTAGYRKPLDGTQPTLAEHLRSLGYATAGIVANRHYTSAETGLSRGFIHYEDYLGTDEPLLIHAWLGNTVGVQRLAAARTPKAVLSALLRFSPSRGNKREAHRRSAAEINEAFLHWSATVEGRPFFAMLNYFDAHQPYESPEPFTTRFAIDEPTPEGLPKDIRAEQGRYDAAIAYLDDQIGALLAELQRRGALDNTIVIVTADHGEEFGEHGGSGHGGHLLMETIHVPLLIRYPRGLPAGVRVSPFTSLHDVPSTIVALATPGVASPLEGRSLQRFWDGSTDPQDPVFLSEMSRGPGGTAPSLGYTVEAERKSLIDGRYQFLWGRQEDDERERVYDLRNDPGGLVDLVGTPAGDTVRARLHRALAAALPGGEGSDQR
- a CDS encoding CAP domain-containing protein, with the translated sequence MAPHPDPRRRSHSVGSWVIAALCLTLPTCDIAATGPDGDSCTDSMGQQVLDLVNQHRSDAGLPELIVDARIVDAARRHSRDMAEHDTFSHTGTDGSTPSVRVRESGYDWNYVAENIAAGQTSPAGVVAAWMDSPPHRANILSTRAAHAGIGYVQASSTTYGHYWTLDFGASDAAPATPRGGCHP
- a CDS encoding serine hydrolase, with the protein product MKRSSPMLLAVLSLVPAALVAQQQDRYDYWAFNRELVQRGVEAVLMCNGLFTSHRTLDQVFDQELRYVREPVGTAAGGDYVVDWDRKAVAIGAEGYVPVMRAAFREGIGCVVLAPDQTFDDIASLPELTMPPLSGDAATLPWPNGDLVADRGLPANVDGAALQAASDWAFNRPTPEQVTLSLMVVQNGRILHERYAPGVDASTRTRTWSTAKSIAVTLIGMLVDQGRMSLDQALDFEWLPKAASPEHDPRRRITLRNVLNMSSGLESIDNQALEYATGSGLSYWAGASSTVGARSRALVRDPGSVWDYENYDTLLAVYALKLALGNAQTYLEFPRRALLDRIGMRNTLVSTDRFGDFILSSQVYTNARDLARFGMLYEQNGVWEGQRLLSQEWIDFVRTPAPATAESGNFYGGQFWLVPDDRTDVPKDAYSTAGNRGQFVIVVPSHDLVIVRRGLDYGRQGFDRWDLTREVLKAVRPLASEN
- a CDS encoding ABC transporter permease, which translates into the protein MERLGLDVRYALRRLLKKPVFTLVAAVSLALGIGANTAIFTLVNAVLLRDLPLDRPQELVDVYRSVAGFSHATFSYPDYRDLKADASEVFTDVGASRLALVPIDAEGQIEVVPAELVTGNWFSLLGVPAEYGRMIQPDDDVAKGGHPVVVLGYEFWQRRFGGDPEAVGANLPLYGRDYRVIGVAPKAYSGNLRGLNPSFYAPMMMIGHLQPADQDELEARGNQSIFLKARLASGVSVSQAQGAATRWAAGFRETYPGEWQADNEITLVPTSDVIMNPMLDRFIQAAAILMLTVVALVLLIACANLGSFLLAQAADRRKEIAIRLAMGAQRSQLVRQLLTESLLLSLAGGALGIGLAVLSLRALQAADLPLPLPITLDLAPDARVLLFTLAVSVVAAVMFGLAPALQGSRPDVAPTLKDESTGGGRPRRVNLRSMLVISQVAVSLALLVGAGLFLRSLQARLAVDPGFGYDPAAVLTMQLPPERYSEEQGSAFMQEYVARVAALPGVSAVGLTDDLHLSTLNNSMTGVGIDGVEPPPGQDYHLIDRAIVDPGFFAATGVRIVRGRNFDLSDEAGGPRVAIVSQAMAERFWPGQDPIGRIMRGRDTETTVIGVASDAKVRSLGEDPRPFIYQPYSQSYRSGVTVVARTDGGDERTLLSMSELLRTMDPEAIVFEQKTMARHLETMMVGHRLGAWVISAFGVLALFLATLGLYGVVSYAVATRSREVGIRLSLGAEPAQVIRMLMRGGMRLVGIGLVLGFALALLGSRLASGLLYGVSVTDPVAFAVVPLLLAAVAALAAWIPARRAGRVSPVRALRANG